The Pan paniscus chromosome 15, NHGRI_mPanPan1-v2.0_pri, whole genome shotgun sequence genome includes a window with the following:
- the MDP1 gene encoding magnesium-dependent phosphatase 1 isoform X3, translated as MARLPKLAVFDLDYTLWPFWVDTHVDPPFHKSSDGTVRDRRGQDVRLYPEVPEVLKRLQSLGVPGAAASRTSEIEGANQLLELFDLFRCYLHSHPEWNESSNSKSRVRDICEGPNWALRSSLEESPFEA; from the exons ATGGCGCGGCTACCGAAGCTGGCAGTCTTTGATTTGG ATTACACTCTCTGGCCTTTCTGGGTCGACACGCACGTAGACCCTCCGTTCCATAAGAGCAG TGATGGAACTGTACGAGATAGGCGGGGCCAAGACGTCCGACTGTACCCAGAGGTGCCTGAGGTCCTAAAACGATTGCAGAGCCTTGGGGTGCCCGGTGCGGCTGCTTCAAG GACAAGTGAGATAGAAGGGGCCAACCAGCTACTGGAGCTCTTTGACCTCTTCAG GTGTTACCTGCATTcacatccagaatggaatgaatcTTCAAACTCTAAGTCAAGGGTTAGAGACATTTGCGAAGGCCCAAACTGGGCCTTGAGGTCCAGCCTTGAGGAGAGCCCATTTGAGGCCTAA
- the MDP1 gene encoding magnesium-dependent phosphatase 1 isoform X1, translated as MARLPKLAVFDLDYTLWPFWVDTHVDPPFHKSSDGTVRDRRGQDVRLYPEVPEVLKRLQSLGVPGAAASRTSEIEGANQLLELFDLFRYFVHREIYPGSKITHFERLQQKTGIPFSQMIFFDDERRNIVDVSKLGVTCIHIQNGMNLQTLSQGLETFAKAQTGP; from the exons ATGGCGCGGCTACCGAAGCTGGCAGTCTTTGATTTGG ATTACACTCTCTGGCCTTTCTGGGTCGACACGCACGTAGACCCTCCGTTCCATAAGAGCAG TGATGGAACTGTACGAGATAGGCGGGGCCAAGACGTCCGACTGTACCCAGAGGTGCCTGAGGTCCTAAAACGATTGCAGAGCCTTGGGGTGCCCGGTGCGGCTGCTTCAAG GACAAGTGAGATAGAAGGGGCCAACCAGCTACTGGAGCTCTTTGACCTCTTCAGGTACTTTGTTCATCGGGAAATCTATCCAGGCAGCAAGATCACACACTTTGAGAG GTTGCAGCAGAAGACTGGAATTCCTTTCTCCCAGATGATCTTCTTTGATGATGAGAGGCGGAATATTGTAGACGTCAGCAAACTGG GTGTTACCTGCATTcacatccagaatggaatgaatcTTCAAACTCTAAGTCAAGGGTTAGAGACATTTGCGAAGGCCCAAACTGGGCCTTGA
- the MDP1 gene encoding magnesium-dependent phosphatase 1 isoform X2: MARLPKLAVFDLDYTLWPFWVDTHVDPPFHKSSDGTVRDRRGQDVRLYPEVPEVLKRLQSLGVPGAAASRTSEIEGANQLLELFDLFRYFVHREIYPGSKITHFERLQQKTGIPFSQMIFFDDERRNIVDVSKLGTE; this comes from the exons ATGGCGCGGCTACCGAAGCTGGCAGTCTTTGATTTGG ATTACACTCTCTGGCCTTTCTGGGTCGACACGCACGTAGACCCTCCGTTCCATAAGAGCAG TGATGGAACTGTACGAGATAGGCGGGGCCAAGACGTCCGACTGTACCCAGAGGTGCCTGAGGTCCTAAAACGATTGCAGAGCCTTGGGGTGCCCGGTGCGGCTGCTTCAAG GACAAGTGAGATAGAAGGGGCCAACCAGCTACTGGAGCTCTTTGACCTCTTCAGGTACTTTGTTCATCGGGAAATCTATCCAGGCAGCAAGATCACACACTTTGAGAG GTTGCAGCAGAAGACTGGAATTCCTTTCTCCCAGATGATCTTCTTTGATGATGAGAGGCGGAATATTGTAGACGTCAGCAAACTGGGTACTGAGTGA
- the NEDD8 gene encoding NEDD8, whose amino-acid sequence MLIKVKTLTGKEIEIDIEPTDKVERIKERVEEKEGIPPQQQRLIYSGKQMNDEKTAADYKILGGSVLHLVLALRGGGGLRQ is encoded by the exons ATGCTAATTAAAGTGAAG ACGCTGACCGGAAAGGAGATTGAGATTGACATTGAACCTACAGACAAG GTGGAGCGAATCAAGGAGCGtgtggaggagaaagagggaatcccccCACAACAGCAGAGGCTCATCTACAGTGGCAAACAGAT GAATGATGAGAAGACAGCAGCTGATTACAAGATTTTAGGTGGTTCAGTCCTTCACCTGGTGTTGGCTCTGAGAGGAGGAGGTGGTCTTAGGCAGTGA